The Hyla sarda isolate aHylSar1 chromosome 2, aHylSar1.hap1, whole genome shotgun sequence genome includes the window ttgcaaatctgtttaactttctggcaccatttttttcccactggagtaccccatttaagcattttttttctgtgatatgacaggtacacgtaAATGTCTTTCTGTAATTTTGTCAGGAATGTTAAAATTATAGTTGCTTGTTTTTCATAGTTAACCAGTAAACTATAGGGAAAAAAATGATACAAAGAGTTTACTTATCTCTTTTCATATTTTCCCAGGAGTAGAGTATAGTAAATACATTTCAATTGATACAACAATATGTAGATATTACATTACTGGATAGATGATGCCTCAATGAATGTATAGCCCTATTCTTAGGTTCTGGTTCTGGgcaaaacaaataaaacacaAGTTCTCAGGAAAGTTCATTTGTAATGCACATGTAAAAAGATGCAGAAATAAAATCCAAATGTATGCTTATGAGGAAGAAATGAATCGGGagacaaaaataataaagaaggCCCAAGTAAATAGCTTCAGGATTGATCCTTTCTGGCCTAATGGAGCGGTGTTAAAGCGCACCTGGCCATCCAGTTTCATGCAGCATCCTGCATTTGTAGCATTACAGCATTCCTGGAAACAGTCCGCAGTAGTGATGGCAGCACAGGATTTAGTGCTGGTGGAACAGGTATTACTGCAGCCCGCTTCATAAGAGATGGCaccatttttcacaattttttgcaACTGTGtgggaaaaaaacagaaatgttttaattttattGTGCATGTCTGTATTAGTCTGCATAGAGCAGAACATTTAGGTTGTATCCACACAGGTTCTTTTCtagtgttgtctttttttttttttcaaccatgtTATTTTTTTGGTAATTTGTTTCTTTAGAGTGGTTAGATGTCTCTTTCTCTGATACAGTACACCAAATCCTTCGCACAGCCATACAGTTAAATAATTCTGTCTCTCTACAGCCACCAATAGGGGGAGCACATAAGCTAAatgcatactgggggagatttattaaaatatgtgcaggggaaaagttgaccagttacccatagccaccaatcagatcgcttctttcatttttcagaggcctttttaaaagtgaaataagccatctgattggttgctatcggcaactggtcaacttctcctctgcacaggttttgataaatctcccccaaagaattTATAGATAATCTGTCAATGCAGGGAATTTAAATCTATGTGTAAGAAAAACTCTATCTAAGAACAGCTGAGAGTTTGATTcatttagaataaaaaaaatcgtGACTTGTGTCAACATTTAGTCTAAAGCATCTGCAGTATGTAATGTCTATTTTAATATTACTGGGTgtgatatacaatatatatactgctcaaaaaataaagggaacacttaaacaacacaatataactccaagtcaatcacacttctgtgaaatcacactgtccactcaggaagcaacactgattgacaatcaatttcccatgctgttgtgcgaatggaacagacaacaggtggaaatcataggcaattagcaagacactcccagtaaaggagtggttctgcaggtggtgaccagtgaccacttctcagttcctatgcttcttgactgatgttttggtcatttttgaatgctggcggtgctttcacgctagtggtagcatgagatggagtctaaaacccacacaagtggctcaggtagtgcagctcatccagtatggcacatcaatgtgatctGTGGCAagtaggtttgctgtgtctgtcagcgtagtgtccaaagcattgaggcgctaccaggagccatcaggagacgtggaggagggcaacaacccagaagcaggaccactacctccgcctttgtgcaaggaggagcaggaagagcactgccagagcccctcaaaatgacctccagcaggccacaaatgggcatgtgtccactcaaacggtcagaacaTAACtcgatgagggtggtatgagggcccgacgtccacaggtgggggttggcttacagcccaacaccatgcaggatgtttggcatttgccagagaacaccaagattgtcaatttcgccactggtgccctgtgctctttacagatgaaagcaggttcacactgagcacatgtgacagacgtgacagagtctggagatgccgtggaaaacgttttgctgcctgcaacatccactagcatgaccggtttggaggtgggtcagtaatggtgtggggtggcatttctttggggggccgcacagccctccatgtgcttgccagaggcagcctgactgccattaggtaccgagatgagatcctcagacaccttgtgagaccatatgctggtgcagttggccctgggttcctactaatgcaagacaatgctagacctcatgtggctggagtgtgtcagcagttcctgtaagagtaaggcattgatgctatggactggcccacccgtaccccagacctgaatccgattgagcacatctggggcaTCATGTCTTGTTCCATCCACCAACtgtgttgcaccacagactctctaggagttggcggatgctttagtccaggtctgggaggatatccctcaggaaaccatctgccacctcatcaagaGCATGGCCAGGCGTtgaagggaggtcatacgggcacgtggaggccacacacactactgagcctcattttgacttgttttaaggaaattacatcaaagttgaatcagccagtagtgtggttttccactttgattttgagtgtgactccatatccagacctccatgggttgataaatttgatttccattgatattttttgtgtgatttagttgtcagcatattcaactatgtaaagacaaaagtatttcatacgattagttcattctttcagatctaggatgtgttctcttaGTGTTCACTTAATTTTTTGAGCATTGGAGGCTACTCAACCATCCTAATCGTCCTCCTCTTTAGGTGAACCCGGACTGTGATTCTCATTCACCCATCTCTTAGTTTCCCTTCCCCTTCCTTTTAAACTCTTTCTTTAGACTTCTTCATCCATTCTTCCTTCTCTAACCTttgtatttctttattttctaTAACTCTTTTACTATTCTGtttaatttcttttatgtctaatATGATTGGACCCAGATGGTCATTGATTCTTACCATAGACCCGGTTTATTGTATTATCAACGTTCTGATAATCCATGTTATTTTTGATGTAAGAATTTTACATGATGGATCTTAGCCATTCTGCTTACTTTTGCATTGCAGATGATTTTGCATTATTATACTTTTTCTATGTTGTTTGCTATGTATAAAATGTCTTAAAAACTTTACATAAATaaacagttgtttaaaaaaaaaaattttgagcagtgtatgtaaagGTTCAAGATAAATGCCACTTATAACATACCTCACAATGGTTTATTCCAACTTGGCATTGTTTTGTTTGTGCAGTAGTCTGAGTCTTAAAGCAGTCTGATCCATCACACTTAAACGATCTACATTTCTTTTCCTAGAGGGAAACACAAAAAGACTTGTACAGTGCATTCAGAACATCTTCAGACCCAATTACTttcttcacattttgttatgttgaggcaTTGTGCTAAAATCAAAAACCTTTTTTATCTGTTTATCATTCTACACTCAATAGCGAATAATGAGAAtgttaaaatcattaaaaaatatgACCTTCTGGCTGAAATGCTAATTCAACGACAAAAGACACCCCATTTATAGGGGAAATATGTGCAATTTTTCCCTATCTAAGATGAGCGACCATCTTGACTAAGATCTGATGTTCTGTTCACTGAtcctcagttaaaggggttctccagccccaagacatcttatcccctatccaaaggataggggataagatgcctgatcacggggttcccgccgctagggacccccacaatctagcatgcagcacgcacctgtaagcactgcaggaagtgcTGGAGGCTTTCAGTGTTGTGCCTCCCGACCAtgaggacggagtatcgtgatgtcacaactccacccccgtttgacgtcacgccccaccccctcaatgcaagtctatgggaaggggcgtgacgtcacaatactctgtccccttggtcgggaggcataacactgagagcctccaggaattcctgcagtgcttacaggtgggtgctgcatgctagattgcgggggtccccagctgcgggaccaagagtacccctttaagggtccccCTACTATGCAAGGGTAACACACTAGGCGCAGTTCTTTGGTCTCTTTTATTTTCTACTTCTAGTACAAAGAGCTGGCCTCCCAACAGCAACCCTGTAATCGGGGAAGGAGtgcctccaaagatcctgtgtgtagatggaagaaacttccataaaatcaaccatcactgcagtacCCTACCAATATGGGCTCTCCTCAATGAAAGACACAGAAAAGTTTGCAAATAACAGCTAAAGAACTCTTAGACAGTGAGACATcaaattctctggtctgatgaaactagGATTGAACtgtttggcctcaattctaagcatcatgtctggaggtaaccaggcactgctcatcacctgtccaatatcatccctactgtgaagcatggtggtggaaaaACATTTGTGGGGGCATTTTTCAGATGCTGGGACAGggagatttgatttttttttaaattaattttagcactaaagaaaatgttttaactactaaaaataataaactgttttaaaaaaaatagtttacacGATATGCCATCACTTTTTGATGTAGTGGTCAGacttctgggacccccactgatctgcGACACTAATTTGGTATTGTAGCCCTTTCCACACAGTCTTTCCTTTTCAAAGTAGAGCCTGGCTACCTGCTATCCAGGGGAACTGCAGAACAGCTTAATTTAAGTCAATGGGGCCAGTCACAGTTTCCTGCACAGCTTTGTGACTAGGGAGAACTACTGTGTAGTGAAAACAAGGAGCCATAGCGCTAATTTACTCCCAGGAATGGTGAAGGTGCCAAAAGTCAGATCCCAATCAATCATACAGGGATGCCATATCCTGAAAGTGTTGTGTCCTCTCAACAATAATTTGGGGTtaagcgtgacatcacaggaagctccgcccatgcccataCACGTCGCATcacgtaatttatttatttatttaggccttttcaaaaatgaaagaagcaatctggttgctacgggtaactcagcaacttttcctctggacaggttttgataaatctcttcctaTATTGTCACTAGGAAGCACCTCAAGGGATACAAACTATATACCACCAGTGCAGCCCCTTAACCTTGACAATTGTGTAGCGACTCTAAGGGGCATTTGGGTGTCATGTAACAACCTGTGACATTTTTAACCTTAACCATGACTTTCCCTGCTCTGGGATGAGTGGGACTACAAGCATCAGCAAACCCTATTTATAAACTTTGTCtgctacacttaaaggggtactttgtggTCAGTTGTGTTTTTTCGTTACCCACTTTTTTTGGTGTGTTTCCTTCTTCACATTGGTGTCTTGTCTACTCTCTGTCCTTTCTTTGTTGTCCTTTTTTTTGcctatttagtttttttcctgcTGCTTGCATTTCCGTTTTCTGGCTGAGCTGcaaactactaatcccagcaggCCACCTGGCTTTTTTGGGCGGGTTCGGGACATCCGCTCTGCTTGTTCATGTGTCCACCCCAGTACTGCCCTTTTTGTTTTATGTTCCACCTGGTTCCAACCCAGCTCTTTTGCATGCTTTTGCCTTTATAACATGCAGTGAATGTAATGTCTCATTAGTGAAAGCATTTGGTAAAGGATTGACACCTGCGAAGTTCAAGAAAAAGACTTCATTCACCCTCCCACCAATCACCCATATTcccaaacaaaccaaaaaaaaaataaaaaatcataaaagAATCAGAGACATCCAAATACATGAAGTCGGCTACATGCACCCTACACACAGGTGCACGAAAAGCTACAGCTCGTATGACAAACACAAGTCCCGTACCTGAACACGCCTTACACAGTCTGATTGGACACCCATCTGCCGCATCAACACGCCCAGTGAACGAAGCATGCATGCGTGCAGAAGCCGAAAACATTGGTCAAGCCGGCGAAAACAAACACTGAATATTCAAGAGGAGGGTGGAGAAAAGGCTGACCACTCTCGGAggctggaaaaatatatatatatatatatatatataaaaaaaaaagaacgacgCGTTGTCCACAGCATTGCCGGAACATGGCCGCCACGGTGGACGACAGTCACAGCAACACCGAAAAACGACTGAACTTCCTGCCCAAGAAACAGGTGAGTAAAAAACCCACATGCGGTACATGCATCTAACACATGTCAATTTGAAAAGGCATCAGAATACCACAAGGGAGCAACATCAGCAAAAAAAtagccactggagtacccctttaaatctgactAGGACAACATCTGTATGGACCATAATTTTAGATAAGTTTATGAGTTTAGATTGTTAGCCCCAGTGGGGACATCGACCAAAGTAATAATCTCTGCATACTGCTGTGGAATATGTCATCGctatataaattaaaataaatgcttGGACTGGGCTATATGTTTATTTGGCTCAGTATTATGAAACAAAGAGTGGTCAGTGATCTctcaccaagaggtacactacccaaaagtagcccCTGAGAGATTTTTCTTTTAATAGGGCAGAGGGAGAAGCACCTTGACCCCATTTTGTGGCAGGACCCAGTGTCTAATCAGAACAAACCTGTGTTTATTTACAGATCTGCCTGAGACATAACTGCACACAGAGTTTTGCAGAAAACTGACGTTTCTATCAGGGtgcattgttgttgttttttttgccaaTGCGTGTATTTATTTTGTGATGACATAAGGTGGGGAAATATTTTactacacggggggggggggggggggggtatgggtaTTTAGAGATAAAGGAGAGCAGGtcccctcttctgtgtgtgtacagtatatggggaACATCATAAACATCAAGCTCCACCTACTAGCTCAGGGTCAACAAAAAATTCTGATTGAAATTGAGCCCCCAAAGAGGAaatctggttaaaaaaaaaaatgtcatagacaGGAAATATATACCGTAATGGTCAGAAATAGTACTACTACTCATGTGTACACATATGTAACAAACAGCTTGTCCTTAAAATGACTTGTAAATAAGGTATGCCTCAATACTTACACTGTAGACAAGTGTtgtagtagttgtggtagtagAAGCTGTACTCATAACCTCTGTGCTCGGCATGGTTGTATTGTTAGTTTGGTTGCCTATAAGATTAATAAAAGGTAACATGAAACTTTTAATCACGTATGAATTAAAAAGGTATTCTTAGGCTTCTTTTGTAAATCTCGAGTCCAGTGAAAATAATAAAGATGACATGTTGTAGTAATCTGCCCTAATCCCTTCATTCAGGCAGAAAAAAACTGCTCAGTCCAGTGATTGGCAGGTGAGTGGGTATTGTCTGTATGAAAGAAACGTCACAACagcaaggaagaagaagagagctGCGGGACCTTGCACCATCAGAACAGTGACTGTGAAGGATCGGGCAGGTAAGTATGTCATCTGTTTATTTTCACCACACCCCAAGGCATGTGCAAAAAATCCCTCTGCCCAGAAAAACTCTTCAAAGTGTACCTCTACTGTTTTAGGCACATTTATGAAAGATGTATGTAGCACGGCTGTGCACAATtgagtttattattattttttttattactttcatTATGAATGAAAGTCTGTTCACCACATATAACTGTACTCCATCGCCATAGCACTCCTCACTAGCGTGACACCGAGTGCCGTAGAATGACATTTCACTGGGTCTTACTCTGGAGACGAGTGCTATGGAGATGGAGCAGGAAGACCAATCTCCTAATGTACAGTTACTTTTGCACAGTGCTgctctttttttcttcataaaagtGCCTAAAACTTCAGAGGTACACGTTTACTAGTCACAATATTCTCATTAATAGTTTGGCTTCTTCAGGGAAACAAGACTAATGTGTTAGTGGAAAAAATAGACTTTCAGACTAGCAAAATGTTCAACCTTGCTGTTTGCAAAATATTAGcccaaatgttttcaaaatacagCCTGCCGGTAATAACAGATCTCTATGCTTTATTCATATCTCACCATACTTCTCTAATTATTCGCTACAAGCAATTCTTGTCCAGACAGCATGGGGGGAGAAGAAGCTGGCCAACCTTTATGGGAAGTCATGTTCGAATTGGATGAGGAATTATTGATGAATAAGCATTGCAGAATTCTGATGTGGCATATACAAATTATTTGTCACCTGTTATTTGAGATACTCTGGGGACAAGAGTTACAGtggggtaaaaaattttttagtcagccaccaattgtgcaagttctcccacttaaaaagatgtgaggcctgtaattttcatcataggtatacctcaactatgagagaaataatgagaaaaaaaatccataaaagcaCAGTGTtcaatttttaaagaatttatttgcaaattatggtgtaaaataagtatttggtcaataaaaaaagttcatctcaatactttgttatataccctttgttggcaatgaccgaGGTCAAAGGTTTTCTGtaaatcttcacaaggttttcacacactgttgctggtattttggcccattcctccatgcagatctcctctaaaacagtgatgttttgtggctgttgctgggcaacacggactttcaactccctccaaaggttttctatggggtagagatctggagactggctaggcccctccaggaccttgaaatgcttcttacaaagccactccttcgttgcccgggcggtgtgtttgggatcattgtcatgctgaaagacccagccacgtttcatcttcaatgcccttgctgatggaagaaaGTTTTACCTCAAAATCTCACGgtacatgccctcattcattctttcctttacatggatcagtcatcctggtccctttgcagaaaaacacccccatgcttcacagtaggtatggtgttctttggatgcaactcagcattctttctcctccaaacatgacgagttgagtttttaccaaaaagttctactttggtttcatctgaccatatgacattctcccaatcctcttctggatcatccaaattctctttagcaaacttcagatgggcccagacatgtactggcttaagcaggaggacatgtctggcactgcatgatttgagtccctgacggctagtttgttactttggtcccagctctgcaggtcatttactaggtccccccgtgtggttctggaatttttgctcactgttcttgtgatcattttgacaccatggggtgagatcttgcgtggaggcccagatcaagggagattatcattggtcttgtatgtcttccattttctaataattgctcccacagttgatttcttcataccaagctgcttgcctattgcagattcagtcttcccagcctggtgcaggtcgacaattttgtttctggtgtccttcaacagctctttggtcttggtcatagtggagtttggagtttgactgtttgaggttgtggacaggtgtcttttatactgataacatgttcaaacaggtgccattaatacaggtaacgagaggaggacagaggagactcttaaagaagttacaggtctgagagagccagaaatcttgcttgtttataggtgaccaaatacttattttccaccataatttggaaataaattctttaaaaatcagacaatgtgattccatggatttttttctctcattatgtctctaatagatgaggtatacctatgatgaaaatttaagtgggagaacttgcacaattggtgactgactaaatacttttttgccccactgtatgtaagtGGTTCCAAAATAAGAAACTTATTTGCGGTATGTAGCCTCCACCAAAAATCATTGATGCTGAGGGTATTTGATTTGGGGGAAAGGATTTTAGTGTCACAGTTGGTATTATAAGTAGAAGCTTTTTGGCTTTTGGCATTCAGCTGACAATAGCTTTATACATTGGGGTTATCCATGATGGTATAAGTTGTACATCGTTAAGGAGACCCTGTCACCCCCCCCTCAATTAAAATCATCAGTAAATAAGGTTAAAATACACTTTTTACATTGTATTTTTATCTTTGTACTCACTTGCATTGTATGACTGCACACATAAAGTGACCATCAATATTCAATAACTGTCAGCTGATCATGTTTATCTGGCCAACAGTTCTCTCTCTCTGTCCCTCACATTATACATTCGACCTGGCCAGATGTCCATGTCTTGTAAATGGGGAGGGGTAAGCCACAGCCAGACAAAAGAGTTAGGcagcataatgggggagatttatcaaaacctgtgcagaggaaaactttcccagttgcccatagcaaccaattagattgcttctttcaattttcactggtcttcttaaaaatgaaagaagcgatctgattggttgctatgggcaactgggaaagttttcctcagcacagcttttgatgaatctcccccttagtccTTTTAACTAGATGGGCACAGGGTCGGAGCCTCCTATAGGCAAACTAGGCATCTGCCTATAGCGCCCTTTTGATGGGGGTGAAACTCTGGCCTGCTGTAAGAAAACTATTGTGCGCGCACAGGAGGAGCACACCGATAATTATATATGGCCCTGCAGACAGATGCCATATTGTATATTAATAAACAAAAtcttttatatatactgtatcttacATTTCTGTTATCCAACTGTGCACACACTACTAACCACCATACATGCTCCCATTTATGAGCTTATAAGAGACCAGATTTGAGGAAAGTGTCCCCCCCTTGCTTCTATACATTTTCTCTGCAGGTCGCACGCGATACGCGTCTTTACCTACTCGTACTCATCTGGCATTTTTACCTTTTCAACTTACTCTTGTGGTTTGAGCGACCTCTCCCATATTTTTCtcagttttagggtacgttcccaatGCGGAATTCCTTGAGTAGAATTCCGCGAGTAGAATCCTGTGCAGTGAACTGTACCATAAgtatgaatgggtcttccgcgagacccgttcacactgcggaattttagCGGCGGACAATTGtccaccactgaaattgttccgcgaaaAGaaagaacgtgttcattctttgcacggaattcCGTGAAtaatgcatagccgtcaatggtgacggcgcagtgccccaaggtcctagcgccgaagtattttTGGCGGCAGCCGCCTgagggaatctccgctcgcagaaaaCGTACCCTTATTCAGTCATTTTATGGTGGTATTGATCACAAACAAATGGGGTAATGTTTACAGAtcggataaaacatttttttttagaccaAAAGTCCAATactgtttttaaatagaagcgtaATAGAGCTGATTCCTAACTAAACTATGTTCATTAAGTAAGCCTATACCCTAGAAAGGTAATCTATTGCGGGGACTCATCTGTATGAGGTTATCTTCTTGTATCAGGTGGATTTACACAATTTGATGAAAATGTGCACTAAGAACCGAATCACTCATTTTGCTTGAAGCTCATCAGTCATTTTGTTTGAAAACTGCTGAACAAATTCCACGCTGATTTTGATGTGTTTTTTCAGGCATTCTGTTCAttctcccattgattttaatgtgaGCTTCCAGACAGAACTTAaaggtcacatgttactttttttacattgtttttgtCAGAGATGTTTTATTTAAACATTCCTAATTAAGGTCAATGAAAAATggaaaatgcacaatttttggAACATTTGGAGCAACTTGAACTATGAACACATTGAGCAGCATATATTTAAATACAGCCTAAATTTATcagtgtgcccatagcaaccaatcacagctcagcttttatagaTCAGATAGCTTTGGTaaaattaaagctgagctgtggttgGTTGTGAAGGGCAAATCCAGACAGTTTTGTTTTCAGGCAAATTATTTGTCAATTCACCACTAACCAATGTGGGACTAAAACACAGATAGGACCAATAAAAAGGATTAAGTGGATGTTTGTTATTGTTTAAGAGTAGACACATTTTTAAGCCAATATGACTTAAGGTGTTGTCTATTTGATGTCTTGAATGTTGTTAAATGTAATGGCCCAGGGCTTCAGCTATACATTACAGTTCTCATCTCATTACAGTTATGTCTTCTTTTGGACTGTGGTGTTCTCCCCTATTTACACACTTGTCTCTTCTACGAatctttctatttttattttttatttctattgtttgTATTTTTTATCTGTTGTTTTATATACTATTC containing:
- the LOC130356074 gene encoding uncharacterized protein LOC130356074 isoform X2, with translation MTRDESGSVSGKRKKKARNSENPSDVTEEPTDGNVMGSSTDTIMTESADINGTMTETCHLFNCMGDHCYTNESLNKDSKNVTCSTYCALFRHNSSYFASMCDPHCRHHLCNDSAQDNCTIRCCTALGCSVDNGNEGNQTNNTTMPSTEVMSTASTTTTTTTLVYSEKKCRSFKCDGSDCFKTQTTAQTKQCQVGINHCELQKIVKNGAISYEAGCSNTCSTSTKSCAAITTADCFQECCNATNAGCCMKLDGQVRFNTAPLGQKGSILKLFTWAFFIIFVSRFISSS